The following DNA comes from Mycobacteriales bacterium.
AGCGTGGAGTCGGTGGCCATCGCCGTGTCGACGGCCCAGGGATGCACGGAGTTGGCCCGGATCCCGTACGGAGCGAGTTCGAGAGCGGCGGTGCCGGTCAGCCCGACGACGCCGTGTTTGGCGGCGCTGTAGTGTGCCTGGCCGGGGAGCGACTTGATCCCGGCGACCGAGCTGATTGTGATGATCGACCCGCCGCGGCCGCCGTCGATCATCGTCGGCACTGTGGCCTTGAGGGTGTGCCAGACGCCGGTGAGGTTGGTGTCCAGGACGGACTGCCACTGCTCGGCCGTGATCTCCCACAGCCGACCCCACGCGCTGATGCCGGCGTTCGCTACCACGATGTCGATCCGGCCGAACTCCCGCACGCCGTCCGCGACGACGGACCGAATCTCATCGAGTACCCGGACGTCGGCCCGGCCCGCCACCGTCCGTGCCCCGGCCTTCTCG
Coding sequences within:
- a CDS encoding mycofactocin-coupled SDR family oxidoreductase — its product is MTSLRAGRVQGLVAVVTGAARGQGRAHAVRLAEEGADLVLLDACAAVTELGYPPATDGDLDETVALAEKAGARTVAGRADVRVLDEIRSVVADGVREFGRIDIVVANAGISAWGRLWEITAEQWQSVLDTNLTGVWHTLKATVPTMIDGGRGGSIITISSVAGIKSLPGQAHYSAAKHGVVGLTGTAALELAPYGIRANSVHPWAVDTAMATDSTLTALLHEHAHYLASFGQVLGTPKLATPRDIADAVLWLASDESRTVTGVALPVDLGATSV